The proteins below are encoded in one region of Paracoccus methylovorus:
- a CDS encoding ABC transporter ATP-binding protein → MRAASHAARPERGDDDDRAWAIMEPVRRQIRLAMGLGAVSGLAVLATMICLAMTVLALRDHPGQVPWVWMLGALAGTVASYLARLGAFNQSHYAAFRLERILRSRLAERMAEVPLGYIQALGAGGLTKVIHDDVKALHVFVADSTPLYARAYVTPLATAAILFWLDWRLALAVLAVLGLGILSMRGAQKRRRNMARLYNEAREKVSAAVVEFVQAMPVVRNFDTGHSSFGRYQQALDAYLAVLARWYRDSGRSVRMTWAILSPLPTLAVVLWLGLWQVREGELDAVRWLAILLLCTGMAESVMPMMMLRHMIDKVRLSIARIHDVLAAPLLPVPAQGHSRRPADSGVVFDDVSFRYGPDETEALRHVSFVAVPGSVTALVGPSGAGKSTVARLIPRFWDVTGGRILIGGVDIRDMGADDLMRQVAFVFQDTFLFSDSIAENIRLGCPDATDEEVIAAARAAQAHDFIAALPQGYDTPAGERGALLSGGQRQRITIARAILQNRPVLVLDEATAFADPENEAALIRALGELTRGKTVITVTHRLQSVVHADQILVFDAGRLVQAGRHHDLLAQPGRYARLWASHAEAQAWTLGYMRKGAAE, encoded by the coding sequence ATGAGAGCTGCCAGCCATGCCGCAAGGCCCGAGCGCGGGGATGACGACGACCGGGCCTGGGCCATCATGGAACCCGTGCGTCGCCAGATCCGCCTTGCGATGGGGTTGGGCGCGGTTTCGGGACTGGCGGTCCTTGCCACGATGATCTGCCTGGCGATGACGGTCCTGGCGCTGCGCGATCATCCGGGCCAGGTGCCGTGGGTCTGGATGCTGGGTGCTTTGGCGGGGACGGTCGCCAGCTATCTGGCCCGGCTGGGTGCGTTCAACCAGTCCCACTATGCTGCCTTCCGGCTGGAGCGTATCCTGCGAAGCCGTCTGGCCGAACGGATGGCCGAGGTTCCCCTGGGCTATATCCAGGCCCTGGGCGCCGGCGGGCTGACCAAGGTGATCCACGACGACGTCAAGGCCTTGCACGTCTTCGTCGCCGACAGCACGCCGCTTTATGCCCGCGCCTATGTCACGCCGCTGGCCACGGCGGCGATCCTGTTCTGGCTCGACTGGCGGTTGGCGCTGGCGGTGCTGGCGGTTCTGGGCCTGGGCATCCTGTCGATGCGCGGCGCGCAGAAGCGCCGGCGCAACATGGCGCGGCTGTACAACGAGGCGCGCGAGAAGGTCAGCGCAGCGGTGGTCGAGTTCGTGCAGGCGATGCCGGTGGTGCGCAATTTCGACACCGGCCATTCCAGCTTTGGCCGGTATCAGCAGGCGCTCGACGCCTATCTGGCGGTGCTGGCGCGGTGGTATCGTGACTCGGGCCGTTCGGTCCGCATGACCTGGGCGATCCTCAGCCCGCTTCCGACGCTGGCCGTCGTGCTGTGGCTGGGGCTCTGGCAGGTCCGGGAGGGCGAGCTGGACGCGGTGCGGTGGCTGGCAATTCTTCTGCTATGCACCGGAATGGCCGAATCGGTCATGCCGATGATGATGCTGCGCCACATGATCGACAAGGTGCGGCTGTCGATCGCGCGCATCCATGACGTGCTGGCCGCGCCGCTGTTGCCGGTCCCGGCGCAGGGCCACTCGCGCCGGCCGGCGGATTCCGGCGTGGTCTTCGACGATGTGAGCTTTCGCTATGGCCCCGACGAGACCGAGGCGCTGCGCCATGTCAGCTTCGTTGCCGTACCCGGCAGCGTGACGGCGCTGGTCGGGCCGTCCGGCGCGGGCAAAAGCACCGTTGCGCGGCTGATCCCGCGGTTCTGGGACGTGACCGGCGGCCGCATCCTGATCGGCGGGGTCGATATTCGCGACATGGGCGCCGACGACCTGATGCGGCAGGTGGCCTTCGTCTTTCAGGATACCTTCCTGTTTTCCGACAGCATCGCCGAGAATATCAGGCTCGGTTGTCCCGATGCGACCGATGAGGAGGTGATCGCCGCGGCCCGCGCCGCGCAGGCGCATGATTTCATCGCGGCGCTCCCCCAGGGTTACGACACGCCGGCCGGCGAGCGGGGCGCGCTGCTGTCGGGCGGCCAGCGGCAGCGCATCACCATCGCCCGTGCGATCCTGCAGAACCGGCCCGTCCTTGTCCTGGACGAAGCGACGGCCTTTGCAGATCCGGAAAACGAGGCCGCGCTGATCCGTGCGCTTGGCGAACTCACCCGTGGCAAGACGGTGATCACGGTCACCCACCGCCTGCAAAGCGTCGTCCATGCCGACCAGATCCTGGTCTTCGATGCGGGCCGGCTTGTCCAGGCGGGTCGCCACCACGACCTGCTGGCACAGCCGGGGCGCTATGCACGGCTTTGGGCCAGCCATGCCGAGGCGCAGGCCTGGACCCTGGGATACATGAGGAAGGGAGCCGCCGAATGA
- a CDS encoding non-ribosomal peptide synthetase — translation MDLTAMQAAYWTGRDWKGPGGGVSAHLHTEFQPAGLEPRRLDRAVRGLFRRHPMLRLRVTAAGQQVIQPLDDRHALRLDDLRELAPDQAQERLAATRRRMTHQRLDIASGEAAEFRLSLLPGGEQRLHIDLDMIAADPSCFGLVMDDLARLYEDPAGIAASEEPESCYFDYLARLPPDPAEVADREWWRARLRDLPSPPSLPLRDQAGAPESTRISALLPPARAAALRGLARELRVTQTALYLAVFAAVLARATGDRAFRLTLPGFFRAPVMRGASRLVGDFTNILPLGLRVGPEATLTGLAREAGREIAEALSHQACPGVAVLREMSRGGQGVESAPVVFTSGLDLDGAQRQLLSPRVGRLFGRLVWSVSQAPQVALDVQVAALAEGVLLNWDLRLDALPEDWVRAGFDACHAALCRLADAPDLAAAPLSDWLPAPMRMRRLGELQKAYLLGREAELPLGRTAMQEYRCYRGPLDAEALARRAKALIERHEALRCRLDPEYSALRVLDEAEPPLERIDLSDMGADEAEARLAALQDEFARAPLPLDGLLWRLVLVEMPQPRDQALLVKMDALPLDGAGIAQVVAELLAPELPPACALPAPPLEQADRAADAAWWRARLAGVEGPPCLPWRQPLDGIDRPRWRRDSRRIPRDQLARLARLAAAQKLTRNSIAMAVVLEVLARWTPDLAPCVAVPVAPPPGGALANRSSFVAVDYRADRGSFLDHARRLQEDLLEGMAHPGLSGIGLSRLLLSQMGGRIALPVVLTNGMGWDRVPADAGLRLVDGLVQTPQVALDLRLALDAEGALLLQADHVEQALEPAVVGALLDAAARAFAALAERDELTLAGADFLPPPPAAPAGAEHAGPGHLERIAAQLFDGYPDRTALICDTRSTSYGALGLRVRRVMAGLAARGLAPGDMVAICLPRGPEHLVLTLACAFSGLVWVPIDAAAPPERRDYLLRNSAPRLVVAGTDLPGWPLASPRTLEAHDPAPIPQGLAALSRSEAAAYYLYTSGTTGRPKCVVLNNRATANVIGHTLDAWGIGAQDAVISVTPLHHDMSVFDLFGTLAAGARLVMPAPAEEKDALAWNRLVRDHGVTVWCSVPAIVEMLLACAPDDGLTSLRLVAQGGDYIKPAVIDRLRRLRPDAALWSLGGPTETTIWSIWHRIGPEDDRIIPYGRALPGNRYLLLNPQGEPCPEGVAGRIHTTGVNLALGYLRDGALEQTDFTEVGGIRAFRSGDLGRLRGDGTILFDSRVNGYVKVRGVRISLADVEAELAAHPAVAQALVVDIPDARGETVLAALVAGRDLPEPAALRAFLRERLPQSHLPDRILAIPALPLSANGKPDRRRARQIAGQPGPEPTAPPEAPGAEPADALTGLILAAFREALGAPGMGPEDDFFDHGGHSLVATRIIGRLQAEHGIALRFTDIFRHPTALALAGIATRSAPAAPMPAAGDDAAGPQAAPLSLAQQSLWRVQPRDAVVVQKQPHPHAALCRPVQRVQKQQARSVVVPDVILRVDRGLGQIGQGQAAGQRIMAVAKRDHAGLAGMGRDLLRESAADPALRIRRQRGLMRAGRNIRQRKDQPQDQDRRPCDQNCQQKPFQDLHVGCPPAIGGVDRSPPGSRGCRRGRYPSRKSATEARRWADRSRADKGLRSP, via the coding sequence ATGGACCTGACCGCCATGCAGGCAGCCTATTGGACCGGGCGCGATTGGAAGGGGCCGGGCGGCGGCGTATCCGCGCATCTGCATACCGAGTTCCAGCCGGCGGGGCTGGAGCCGCGGCGGCTGGACCGCGCGGTGCGCGGGCTGTTCCGCCGGCACCCGATGCTGCGGCTGCGGGTCACGGCCGCGGGCCAGCAGGTGATCCAGCCGCTAGACGACCGCCACGCCTTGCGGCTTGACGACCTGCGGGAACTGGCGCCGGACCAGGCACAGGAACGGCTGGCCGCGACACGGCGGCGGATGACGCATCAGCGGCTGGACATCGCCTCGGGCGAAGCGGCAGAGTTCCGGCTGAGCCTGCTGCCCGGCGGCGAACAGCGGCTGCATATCGACCTGGACATGATCGCGGCCGATCCGTCCTGCTTCGGGCTGGTCATGGACGACTTGGCCCGGCTTTACGAGGATCCGGCCGGGATCGCTGCGTCCGAGGAACCCGAGAGCTGCTATTTCGACTACCTGGCCCGGCTGCCCCCCGACCCGGCCGAGGTGGCGGACCGGGAATGGTGGCGGGCGCGGCTACGCGACCTGCCGTCGCCGCCCTCGCTGCCGCTGCGCGACCAGGCCGGCGCGCCGGAAAGCACCCGGATCTCGGCCCTGCTGCCGCCGGCGCGGGCCGCGGCGCTGCGGGGGCTTGCGCGTGAATTGCGGGTCACGCAGACCGCGCTTTACCTGGCGGTCTTTGCCGCCGTGCTGGCGCGGGCGACGGGCGACCGGGCCTTTCGCCTGACGCTGCCGGGCTTCTTCCGCGCCCCGGTGATGCGCGGCGCCTCGCGGCTGGTCGGGGATTTCACCAATATCCTGCCGCTCGGCCTGCGGGTCGGGCCCGAGGCCACGCTGACCGGACTGGCGCGCGAGGCAGGGCGCGAGATCGCCGAGGCGCTGTCGCATCAGGCCTGCCCCGGCGTCGCCGTGCTGCGCGAGATGTCACGCGGCGGCCAGGGCGTGGAATCCGCGCCGGTGGTCTTTACCAGCGGGCTCGACCTGGACGGGGCGCAGCGCCAGCTGCTCAGCCCGCGCGTCGGCCGGCTGTTCGGGCGGCTGGTCTGGAGCGTGTCGCAGGCGCCGCAGGTCGCGCTGGACGTGCAGGTCGCCGCGCTGGCCGAGGGCGTGCTGCTGAATTGGGACCTGCGGCTGGACGCGTTGCCCGAGGACTGGGTGCGCGCCGGTTTCGATGCCTGCCACGCGGCGCTGTGCCGGCTGGCCGATGCGCCCGATCTGGCGGCGGCGCCGCTGTCGGACTGGTTGCCAGCGCCGATGCGGATGCGGCGGCTGGGCGAGCTGCAAAAGGCCTATCTGCTGGGCCGCGAGGCCGAGCTGCCGCTGGGCCGCACCGCCATGCAGGAATATCGCTGCTATCGCGGCCCGCTGGATGCCGAAGCCCTGGCGCGCCGGGCCAAGGCGCTGATCGAGCGGCATGAGGCGCTGCGCTGCCGGCTCGACCCTGAATATTCGGCGCTGCGCGTGCTGGACGAAGCCGAACCGCCGCTGGAACGGATCGACCTTTCGGATATGGGTGCCGATGAGGCCGAGGCACGGCTGGCCGCCCTGCAGGACGAGTTCGCCCGCGCGCCGCTGCCGCTGGACGGGCTGCTGTGGCGGCTGGTGCTGGTCGAGATGCCGCAGCCCCGCGACCAGGCGCTGCTGGTCAAGATGGACGCCCTGCCGCTGGACGGCGCCGGGATCGCGCAGGTCGTCGCCGAATTGCTGGCGCCCGAACTGCCCCCGGCCTGCGCCCTGCCCGCACCGCCCCTCGAACAGGCCGACCGCGCCGCCGATGCCGCCTGGTGGCGCGCGCGTCTGGCCGGCGTCGAGGGGCCGCCCTGCCTGCCCTGGCGGCAGCCGCTGGACGGCATCGACCGCCCGCGCTGGCGCCGCGACAGCCGCCGCATCCCGCGCGATCAGCTGGCGCGCCTGGCCCGGCTGGCGGCGGCGCAGAAACTGACCCGCAACAGCATCGCCATGGCCGTGGTGCTGGAGGTGCTGGCGCGCTGGACCCCGGACCTGGCGCCCTGTGTCGCGGTGCCGGTGGCGCCGCCGCCGGGCGGGGCGCTGGCCAACCGCTCGTCCTTCGTCGCCGTCGATTATCGCGCCGACCGGGGCAGCTTCCTGGATCATGCCCGCCGGCTGCAAGAGGACCTGTTGGAGGGAATGGCGCATCCCGGCCTGTCGGGCATCGGCCTCAGCCGGCTGCTGCTGTCGCAGATGGGCGGTCGGATCGCGCTGCCGGTGGTGCTGACCAACGGCATGGGCTGGGACCGGGTGCCCGCCGATGCCGGGCTGCGGCTGGTGGACGGGCTGGTGCAGACCCCGCAGGTCGCGCTGGACCTGCGGCTGGCGCTGGATGCGGAGGGTGCGCTGCTGCTGCAAGCCGATCACGTCGAGCAGGCGCTGGAGCCTGCGGTCGTCGGCGCGTTGCTGGACGCCGCCGCCCGCGCCTTCGCCGCGCTGGCCGAACGGGACGAGCTGACCCTGGCCGGCGCCGATTTCCTGCCGCCGCCGCCCGCGGCCCCCGCCGGGGCGGAACATGCCGGCCCCGGCCATCTGGAGCGCATCGCGGCGCAGCTGTTCGACGGCTATCCCGACCGCACGGCCCTGATCTGCGACACCCGCAGCACCAGCTACGGCGCGCTTGGCCTGCGGGTGCGGCGCGTGATGGCCGGGCTGGCCGCGCGCGGGCTCGCGCCGGGCGACATGGTCGCGATCTGTCTGCCGCGCGGACCCGAGCATCTGGTGCTGACGCTGGCCTGCGCCTTCTCGGGGCTGGTCTGGGTGCCCATCGACGCCGCCGCGCCGCCCGAGCGGCGCGACTACCTGCTGCGCAATTCCGCGCCGCGGCTGGTCGTGGCCGGGACCGACCTGCCCGGCTGGCCGCTGGCCTCGCCCCGCACCCTCGAAGCGCATGACCCGGCCCCGATCCCGCAGGGACTGGCCGCGCTGTCCCGTTCCGAAGCGGCGGCCTATTACCTTTACACCTCGGGCACCACCGGGCGGCCGAAATGCGTGGTGCTGAACAACCGCGCCACCGCGAATGTCATCGGCCATACGCTGGATGCCTGGGGGATCGGGGCCCAGGACGCGGTGATCTCGGTCACGCCGCTGCATCACGACATGTCGGTCTTCGACCTGTTCGGCACCCTGGCCGCCGGCGCGCGACTGGTCATGCCCGCGCCGGCCGAGGAAAAGGACGCCCTTGCCTGGAACCGTCTGGTGCGCGACCACGGCGTGACCGTCTGGTGCTCGGTCCCCGCCATCGTCGAGATGCTGCTGGCCTGTGCGCCGGATGACGGGCTGACCTCGCTGCGGCTGGTGGCGCAGGGCGGCGACTACATCAAGCCGGCGGTGATCGACCGGCTGCGCCGGCTGCGGCCCGATGCGGCGCTGTGGTCGCTGGGCGGCCCGACCGAGACCACGATCTGGAGCATCTGGCACCGGATCGGCCCCGAGGACGACCGCATCATCCCCTATGGCCGCGCCCTGCCCGGCAACCGCTACCTGCTGCTGAACCCGCAGGGCGAACCCTGCCCCGAGGGCGTGGCCGGCCGCATCCACACCACGGGCGTGAACCTGGCGCTCGGCTATCTGCGCGACGGCGCGCTGGAACAGACCGACTTCACCGAGGTCGGGGGCATCCGCGCCTTTCGCAGCGGCGACCTGGGGCGGCTGCGCGGCGACGGCACCATCCTGTTCGACAGCCGGGTGAACGGCTATGTCAAGGTGCGCGGCGTGCGCATCTCGCTGGCCGATGTCGAGGCCGAGCTGGCCGCCCATCCCGCCGTCGCGCAGGCCCTGGTCGTGGACATTCCCGACGCGCGGGGCGAGACGGTGCTGGCCGCGCTGGTCGCCGGCCGCGATCTGCCCGAACCGGCCGCGCTGCGCGCCTTCCTGCGCGAACGGCTGCCGCAATCGCACCTTCCCGACCGCATCCTTGCAATCCCGGCGCTGCCGCTGTCGGCCAACGGCAAGCCCGACCGCCGCCGCGCGCGCCAGATCGCGGGCCAGCCCGGCCCCGAGCCGACCGCACCGCCAGAAGCGCCAGGTGCCGAGCCGGCGGACGCGCTGACGGGCCTGATCCTAGCCGCCTTCCGCGAGGCGCTCGGCGCGCCCGGAATGGGGCCCGAGGACGATTTCTTCGACCATGGCGGGCATTCGCTGGTCGCGACCCGGATCATCGGCAGGCTGCAGGCCGAGCATGGCATCGCCCTGCGCTTCACCGACATCTTCCGCCATCCGACCGCCCTCGCGCTGGCCGGGATCGCCACCCGCAGCGCGCCGGCCGCACCGATGCCCGCAGCCGGGGACGACGCGGCCGGGCCCCAGGCGGCGCCCCTGTCGCTGGCGCAGCAATCGCTGTGGAGGGTCCAGCCCCGGGATGCCGTTGTCGTCCAGAAGCAGCCGCACCCGCACGCCGCGCTGTGCCGCCCGGTGCAACGCGTCCAGAAGCAGCAGGCCCGAAGTGTCGTCGTGCCAGATGTAATATTGCGCGTCGATCGAGGTCTCGGCCAGATCGGCCAGGGTCAGGCGGCTGGCCAGCGCATCATGGCCGTTGCCAAGCGCGACCACGCCGGTCTGGCCGGGATGGGCCGCGATCTGCTCCGCGAAAGCGCGGCCGATCCGGCCCTGCGCATCCGGCGGCAACGCGGTCTCATGCGGGCGGGCAGAAACATCCGGCAGCGGAAAGACCAGCCGCAGGATCAGGATCGCCGCCCCTGCGACCAGAACTGCCAGCAAAAGCCATTTCAGGATCTGCATGTAGGCTGTCCTCCTGCGATTGGGGGCGTTGACCGATCCCCGCCGGGATCTCGAGGCTGCCGCCGCGGGCGATATCCGTCAAGGAAGAGCGCAACCGAAGCCCGGAGATGGGCCGACCGCTCCCGAGCCGACAAGGGGTTGCGCAGTCCATAG
- a CDS encoding phosphopantetheine-binding protein, whose translation MNDIGSIETLDRAWLEARVWALIPDEADIGSDENLLFLGLDSLSVLKLVAELKQAGITLSARELLHEPSIEGWWRLIQARRP comes from the coding sequence ATGAACGACATCGGATCTATCGAAACGCTTGACCGGGCATGGCTGGAAGCGCGCGTGTGGGCCCTTATTCCCGACGAGGCGGATATTGGTTCCGATGAAAACCTGCTATTCTTGGGGCTGGATTCGCTGTCGGTGCTGAAGCTGGTCGCCGAGCTGAAGCAGGCGGGCATCACGCTGAGCGCGCGGGAACTGCTTCACGAGCCCAGCATCGAGGGCTGGTGGCGCCTGATCCAGGCGCGGCGGCCCTAG